The DNA sequence ACTCCGTCGCGCTCGACTTCGAAGCCGACGAGTAATCGCAGTAACGCGAACGCTCTTTTCGGCCGCCCGCGACCGCAGAGATGTGACCGACTCCCCACGGCTCCTGATTCCGTACCACGTCCCGCCGAGCCGAACGAACGAACTCCTCGACGCCCTCGACGGCCACCTCCCGGCCGACAGCCTCGTCGTCGCCGACACACCCGCCGAGTCACGCGAACTCGCCCCGTCGGCCGACGGTATCGTGACCTACCATCTCGACGCCGACCTGCTCGACGCGGCCGAGAACCTCCGGTGGATTCAGTGTCTCAGTGCCGGTGTCGACCACTACGACTTCGACGCGCTCCGCGAGCGGGATGTCGTCCTCACCAACTCGTCGGGCATCCACGCCGAACCCATCGCCGAGCAGGTGCTCTGCTACCTGCTGATGTTCGAGCGCGGCCTCGTCCAGGCGGGCCGTCAGCAGGCCCGCGGCGTCTGGGAACGGTTCGAGGGCGGCGAGCTTCGGGGCAAAACGGTCGGCGTCGTCGGCGTCGGAGCCATCGGCGGGCGAGTCGCCCAGGTCTGCTCCGCGCTCGGGATGCGCGTCCTCGGCACCAAGCGCGACACCAGCGAGGTGCCCGGCGGCGTCGACGAACTCTACGCGGCCGACGAGTACCACCAACTCCTGCTCGACGCGGACTACGTCGTCCTCGCCTGCCCACTGACCGACGAGACCGAGGGCCTGCTGGGCCGCGAGGAGTTCCGACTCATGTCCGAGGAGAGCGTGCTGGTCAACATCGCCCGCGGCGGCGTCGTCGACGAGGCCGCGATGACCCGTGCACTCCAGAACCGGGCGATCCGCGGGGCTGCACTCGACGTGTTCGAGACCGAACCCCTACCCCCCGGGTCGCCCTTGTGGGACCTCTCGAACGTCGTCGTCACGCCCCACATGGCCGGGTCGACCCCCAAGAAGCCCGAACGCTGGCGCGACATCATCGTCGGGAACTACGAGGCACTCGCGGCGGACGACCGCGACGCGATGGTCAACCGGATCGTCTGAGCCGAAAAGCAGTCACGGCACAACCGCTTTCTCGGTCGGCGACGACGACTCCCGCATGGTCTCTCGCGATACGAAAGTGACCGCCGTCTTCGCCCTCCTCGGGACGGCACTGTGGCTCGTGGCGGGGCAACTGACGGACGTCCAGTGGATTCAGTGGGCCGTGTTGGTCGGCGTCGGCATCGTCGTGCCGACGCTCCTCAACGAACGCCGCGGCTGAGACGACCCCGTCGCGCCCCGTACCGCCCTACCTGCCGTCAGCCACCGCGTCGCCGACACCGCCGAATCGCGTCGACGACCTCGCGGCCGTCGTCGTGCTCGGAGAGGTCACCGCGGTAGACCGTCGGAACGGGGAGTCTCCGGCGGACTCGCAGCGTATCTCCATGGTCGGCGTCGACGCGGCTGACCTGCCGCCACGGGACGAGCGTCTGCGGGTTTCCGCCTTCGGAGCGGACCAGTAGCCCGCTGTCGAGCGCGACGAGCTGGTACGTGTCGCGTCCGCGGAAGAGCAGCAGAGCGGCACTGACACCGCTAGCCGCCCCGAGTTCGAGCACCGAGTACGGCTCGCCGAACGCGACAGAGACCGTCACGAGGACGACGACGCTCTCGGCGAACAGCAGCGGGAACTCGCCCCATCGGGACTTCGTGACCGTCGCGAGCGCGTGTGCCCGCTCGGCGTCGGCGACGACGCGCGCCCGCCGCTGTCTGCCGAGTATCCCCACGACCAGCGCGAGAAGGCTAGTCAGCGAGAACGGGACGTGAAGCGACTCGGGGAGCGCGAGACTGCCATCGAGGACGCTGAGACCGGCAAGCACCAGGGTCGCGACGGCAGCCGCAAGTGCCGGGAGGAGATGGAGTCGCCCGTCGAGCGCGGTGTCGACTCGGTCGGGGAACCGTTCGAGGACGGCCCAGACGGCGAGCGCGACGGCGAGACCGATGCCGACCACGACGCCGGACGTCGCTGAGACGGCGAGCACGAGACCGGAGGCGACTGCCGAGCCGACGAACAGGCCGGTGGCGGCAGCGAAGCCGTCGACAGCGGGGAGGGTGGGACGCATCGTCGAATCTTTCACACCGCTCGTTTCAAATAATCATCCACTGCCGCCGCCCCGCCGACATCGCCGTATCGCGTCGGCGACTTCGCGAGCGT is a window from the Halogranum gelatinilyticum genome containing:
- a CDS encoding D-2-hydroxyacid dehydrogenase, producing the protein MTDSPRLLIPYHVPPSRTNELLDALDGHLPADSLVVADTPAESRELAPSADGIVTYHLDADLLDAAENLRWIQCLSAGVDHYDFDALRERDVVLTNSSGIHAEPIAEQVLCYLLMFERGLVQAGRQQARGVWERFEGGELRGKTVGVVGVGAIGGRVAQVCSALGMRVLGTKRDTSEVPGGVDELYAADEYHQLLLDADYVVLACPLTDETEGLLGREEFRLMSEESVLVNIARGGVVDEAAMTRALQNRAIRGAALDVFETEPLPPGSPLWDLSNVVVTPHMAGSTPKKPERWRDIIVGNYEALAADDRDAMVNRIV